The genomic stretch GCCAGCCATATCCCCGCGTTTGCGTTGTTGGGATTGAGTCGAATGGCAAGCTCTAATAGTGATTTTGCTTCATCCCAATTGCGCTCATATAGCTGAACGTATCCAAGCGCACTGCAAGCGTCTGAATCGTTGGGATCGATTTCTACCGCGCGTTGTGCGTGCATCAAAGCATTTGCTTGGTAGGAGACCCGTGATTCTCCCCAATTAATCCAGCCAAAAAGCAGCGAAACCGCAAGATTGCTGTGCGCCTCGCAATAGTTTGGATCAAGTGCAACCGCACGTTCCAACGCTAAAAGCGCTTCTCTGTTTTCAGACTTCGACATAGCCCATTTTTCTCGTGACCTAACGCAAAGATCGTAGGCTTCGAGATTTGACGGCCTGGAACGGGTAGAGATCTTGTTCATACCAATCTTGCCGGAAATAGCTTGCACGACGCGACGCGTAACTTCATCTTGAATCACGAAAATATCGGCGAAATCGCGGTCAAAGCGTTCAGCCCAGACATGATTTCCGCCGCCCGCAGCATCAATCAACTGGACATTTATTCGGAGACGCTCTGCCGAGCGACGCGCGCTACCTTCAAGGATGTATCTCACCCCTAAATCATGGGCGATTTGGCGCACGTCGATGGACTTGCCCTTGTAGGCAAAGGTGGAATTGCGGGCGATAACGAAGAATCCAGGCACATTCGACAGATCGGTAATGATGTCTTCCGTGAGCCCGTCGGTGAAGAACGCCTGTTCTGCATCACCGCTCATGTTGACCAGCGGCAGGACCGCTATCGACAGCTTTGGCGGCGTCGACTCGGTCCGACGGCTCGTTGCAGATGCTGACGTTGCGGTCGTCGTCGACTTCGCGGTGCCAACCCGAAGCGAATAAACCCTGATGGGCTCG from Mesorhizobium sp. NZP2077 encodes the following:
- a CDS encoding tetratricopeptide repeat protein, whose amino-acid sequence is MSEKRKLAAILAADVVGYSRLASEDEDRTLARLRALRSDLIDPTIAVHHGRMVKRTGDGALVEFRSVVDAVRCAIEVQNGMIERNAGVPQDRRIEFRIGIHLGDVVEENDGDLMGDGVNIASRLEGVAAPGAICLSEDAYRQVRARLDLLVTDLGSTQLKNIAEPIRVYSLRVGTAKSTTTATSASATSRRTESTPPKLSIAVLPLVNMSGDAEQAFFTDGLTEDIITDLSNVPGFFVIARNSTFAYKGKSIDVRQIAHDLGVRYILEGSARRSAERLRINVQLIDAAGGGNHVWAERFDRDFADIFVIQDEVTRRVVQAISGKIGMNKISTRSRPSNLEAYDLCVRSREKWAMSKSENREALLALERAVALDPNYCEAHSNLAVSLLFGWINWGESRVSYQANALMHAQRAVEIDPNDSDACSALGYVQLYERNWDEAKSLLELAIRLNPNNANAGIWLAELYIYLGNPQDALTACAEALRLNPRPHHAYFWVLGMAQFAVGQYDEAMATLSRDETYGTGSRVNLIPALAFAGRVPDAREEARLFLAGNPDWTIGEFAANLPFRSMSAAQPFVDGWRMAGLPD